A region from the Halanaerobium saccharolyticum subsp. saccharolyticum DSM 6643 genome encodes:
- a CDS encoding DUF1667 domain-containing protein: protein MLEKQTITCVACPKGCEVTVEHDGDEIINIMGNACPQGADYAKEEIIAKTRILPTTVRVKNGALPLCPVKTTKQIPLELMDQAMNKIGEKEIEAPLEMGQIVIKNLLDTGADVVATRDLPKKISV from the coding sequence ATGCTTGAAAAACAAACCATTACCTGTGTTGCTTGTCCAAAAGGTTGTGAAGTTACAGTTGAGCATGATGGTGATGAAATTATAAATATAATGGGAAATGCCTGCCCTCAAGGTGCAGACTATGCTAAAGAAGAAATCATAGCTAAAACTAGAATTCTTCCTACAACAGTTCGAGTTAAAAATGGAGCTTTACCTTTATGTCCAGTTAAAACAACAAAACAAATTCCTTTAGAATTAATGGATCAAGCTATGAATAAAATTGGAGAAAAAGAAATTGAAGCACCACTTGAAATGGGTCAAATTGTAATAAAGAACTTATTAGATACTGGTGCAGATGTTGTAGCTACCAGAGATTTACCAAAAAAAATTAGTGTTTAA
- a CDS encoding type 1 glutamine amidotransferase domain-containing protein → MKLKNKKIAMLIGPGYEDFEFWVVYMRMIEEGAEVDVIGMEKGVEYVSKHGCLTREADYLASEVLDKNYDGVLVPGGWTPDKIRRDKDIVELVRKNYEDGKIIGLICHAGLVGISAGIINGKATGSLGIKDDIINAGGTWVDEAAFRDGNIVWGRVVKDIPDYCRELVKALAE, encoded by the coding sequence ATGAAATTAAAAAATAAAAAAATAGCGATGTTGATTGGTCCAGGATATGAAGATTTCGAATTCTGGGTAGTTTACATGAGAATGATAGAAGAAGGCGCAGAAGTTGATGTAATTGGTATGGAAAAAGGTGTTGAGTATGTTAGTAAACATGGTTGTTTAACTAGAGAAGCTGATTATCTTGCTTCTGAAGTTCTTGATAAAAATTATGATGGAGTTTTAGTGCCAGGAGGCTGGACTCCAGATAAAATTAGAAGAGATAAAGATATAGTAGAATTAGTCAGAAAAAATTATGAAGATGGAAAGATTATTGGTTTAATCTGTCATGCTGGTCTTGTTGGGATTTCTGCTGGAATTATTAATGGAAAAGCAACTGGTTCTTTAGGAATTAAAGATGATATCATTAATGCTGGAGGAACATGGGTAGATGAAGCAGCATTTAGAGATGGTAATATTGTTTGGGGTAGAGTTGTTAAAGATATTCCAGATTATTGTAGAGAATTAGTTAAAGCACTAGCAGAGTAA